The Glycine soja cultivar W05 chromosome 15, ASM419377v2, whole genome shotgun sequence region TGATGAAAGACTAAGTAGTATTGATTTCACTTGAACAATGCACTAGGTAGATACAAGAGATTAGAGAAAATCATGAAAGAATTATCCCTTAAGAGATAAGGTGCACATACGAAACTAATATCCTAATCCTACGATGTAGCAAACTTCCCTAAATTTTAGCTATCAAGCGATGGTAGTATATCATATACAAAATCCAAGGACCCCGCAAAGACTTAGTGAAGATGTTTCTAGTTGGTCTCTCGAATTCATAGAAGATATTCTGATAATGCCTAagggaattttctctttgatgaaACGACAATAAACTTTTATGTACTTAGTTCTCTCATGAAAAATTGACTTAGTGAAGATGTTTGCTAGTTGGTCTGTCGAATTCATAGATGCTTTGATAATGTCTAAGGGAATCTTCTCTTTGATGAAACAACAATCAACTTCTATGTACTTAGTTCTCTCATGAAAAATTGACTTTGAAGAAAGATACAAGGCTGATTGATTGTCTCAAGCAAATACCATAGGACCAACCTCACAAAACTTAAACTTTTGAAGCAAATGCTTTAGCTAGAAGGGGTCACAAGTAGCGTGAGCTATAACATTATACTCTACTTAATGGTGGATCCAAGACCCTAAATCAGTGggtctaaattataaaaaacaaaattaggggattcaattatataaatatagataaaataaaatacaaaaatataaaattttatttacaaatttgataaattttaaaaaatgagataatACAAGTGTACCCCCTCAAATGAGCCTAGGTCCGCCACTGACTCTACTTTTTGTTCTCAACCTCACAACAACAGACTGTTTCTTAATGTTAGATGAGATCGTACATATATCCTAATACAAGTGTACCCCTCAAATGAGCCTAAGTCCGCCACTGACTCTACTTTTTGTTCTCAACCTCACAACAACAGACTGTTTCTTAATGTTAGATGAGATCGTACATATATCCTAATAAAGAAGGAACACAACTAAGAAcccaaacataaaaaacaatatcAAAAGGAAATTCAGTCCGATTGTTGACTCTATTAGGAAAAAACACCGTAACATGCTTGCTGAGTTGATAGGACTCACACAATGTGGATTGCAAATTCGAAAGTTGAGGAACCATTTGCTTGAAGTTTTCTAGACTTGAATGACcaaaacaatgataaaaaaaaattaggagacTTGGTAACAAGACAAACAATGGATTGAGAGGGTTGAACGTAGTAAAGAgcgattcaaatttaattagagGCGTGTACTATGAATAGACAtggaaattatgagattgaaaCTGTTAAAGTGTAATATTATAACCATATTTAAGTGTTATAATATTGATGATTGAACATTTATGTGTTATGGTTTTTtattatgagattttttttggTTATGTTGAAGAATGTAATCTCCTTTAATGTCATAAATCATgcttgtttgtatttttttcatttatgttttagtcgtattcatataaaataaaattatttatttaaaatttattataagatatatagaatttaaataaatttaagatcaaatttatattttattttattaaataggtTATTGAATATGGATAATTAAGTTGGTTAATTTATATTCTTGTTTTTAAACTAAACTCATTTGTGTCAAATTTGATAAGATTTAATAGAACAAAAACAATGAaatacatgtattttttatttttattttttaacattctaAGCAAAAGATTTGgtttacaaattaaataaaaccttAGTTATTATATTTCCCATCACACTTTAATATTCAAATAGCTATAGTATAACAAGATCAGAAGCAAAgattattcaaatttataagCGGGGTTTGAAGCtttataattgaatataaaaataactgTTCAGTCGCAAGCACTAAAATATCTCCTGTGGCTGTAAATTTTGTCTGCCTGTGGCATATTAGTGAAGTCCTTCTTAAGTTACTCTAAAAATGGGAGTTATGACTACGACTAGTGGTGTAGTGTGATCGTGGCCGGTTTCTTTTGTATTGACTAATATGAACCAAATACCTTCTATaagctaaaaaataataaacaaactgGATTTATTGATTTGTTTTCACTAATATGAGATTGCACTGGTCTTCTTGTGAATGATAACGACATACAAGTTGATTGATGATTCTTTACTAACCTGctcttgtatttttaattaactgGCGTTACATCTTTGGTTCTTATTTCACGAATGTTTGAATCATGGCATTAATATCTATGTATCATTACATTCTGTGCGTGCACTTGCTTTGGTAGGATGGTGGAGAGGTGGAGGTTTCAGGGTCTCCTACGGAGAAGGCAATTCTTTCTTGGGCAGTGAAGGTACCCTTACTGTTTTTCCccccatttttttattttttttgctttgctTTAGCTTGGTAATGATTTTGATCTGTTGAGCCCTCTTGGCAGTTGGGGATGAATTTTGATCTTATTAGATCAAATTCAACAATTCTACACGTCTTCCCCTTCAATTCTGAGAAAAAGCGAGGAGGCCTTGCTCTGAAACTGGTAATCATTTGATacaattattttgcaaatcattgCTTATTTATTGTATCTTATTGCcattatgataaataaatatccaTCCCATGCGCTTTCAATTTTAGGCTCTCATTTTGAACCTATTTATTGATTTACAGAAGTAGATTATTATGTTTACTTTCTAATATCGAATCATTTGATGTCTTCCATCATCTTTCGTATGATAATCAGAAGTACTGAATGTAATTTGCTTGGCAGCCGGACTCTGCAGTACATATACATTGGAAAGGAGCTGCGGAGATAGTTCTAGGAACATGTACTCAATATCTTGATTCTGATGGTCACTTGAAATCTATTGAAGAAGAGAAGGTTAGAAACAACAGCTTCATGTGATAGAAAATTTGTTGAGGGAATTAAAGTCATTGACCCGAACCAATGgagattaacaaaaaaaaacttcttttggTTGATAgctaactaaaatttaaaatctttataAGGCTACCACCAAATCACTTTATCCATATCCATGCGGTGAATTGTTTTTCAAGTTACTCCAATGCCAAGTTATGCAATTATATATTGGATATTAATAGActcatttttccaaaaacttAGCGACTCATGGCAGTTAATTAAATTTGCAGCATTTTCCTTTtcctattatatttatttataaattccaGGTATTCTTCAAGAACTCTATCGAAGACATGGCTGCTCAGAGCTTGCGTTGTGTTGCCATTGCATACAGATCGTATGATTTAGACAAAATTCCATCAAATGAGGAGGAATTAGACCAGTGGTCCTTACCTGAACACGAGCTTGTCTTGCTTGCTATTGTTGGAATAAAGGTAAAATGCAagattctttttcatttttaaaatgtgttaaagttgttgaaatttttttgtgcTCTATAACTTCCATTTCTCTGAATAAATAGGGCAACAAGATTTGTGTTCTAGTTCATATGCTTATAACATATCAAGTGAGACTGTAAGTGGTGAAAGGAAGTATTCTAGAACATCAACTAAGATTAAACTCTCAAGATTAGTTCTTCTCATATTCTCACTTGATCTGTTCTACAAATGTACTTAAGTATCACATGTTTAGTGAAGATGGCAAATTTTGAGGTTGAAAGTATTctggtataaaaaaattgagtatgAATATGGTATTTTTATATGTACTTTATGCTTTGGAGCTTACTTTGTCCTTAATACTTTCAAATCAGGCCTCTTTAGTCCTTCATCTCACACATTAATCTGCATGTTCAGGATCCTTGTCGCCCTGGAGTCAAGGATGCTGTGAAAATATGCACCGAAGCCGGTGTTAAGgtaatatgtaattttatgtttgatgagaatagttttcatattgattaaaCAAGaagattttttcatatttagatTGATGTTCATTGAAATCATTAATGGCCGTGTTGGAATGTGGATTCTGCCTTTATAACTTGCGCATGAGTGTTTATCCATATTCAATTcctaaatattaaaatcaagGCAACCCAACACATTGTATATCTGTGAACTCACAGGTACGGATGGTTACGGGTGACAATCTTCAAACAGCAAAAGCAATAGCTTTTGAGTGTGGAATACTGATGTCAAATGATGatgctgttgagccaaatataATTGAAGGAAAGACATTCCGTGAACTATCTGAAAAAGAAAGGGAACAAGTTGCAAAAAAGATAACAGTATGGTTCTTTCATTGTGATTTTTTGTGGTATTCATTCCCTAAAATATTCGAGAATATTATTAATCCACTACTATCCTTACATGCTGTCCACGCTTATTATCCATACTACAATAAATCCCCCACATGTTTAATATATGCTTTTGAATTGATttgcaaatatttatatatatatatatatatatatatatgtataggtTATGGGGAGGTCTTCTCCTACTGACAAGCTGTTGCTCGTGCAAGCACTACGTACAGGTGGTGAAGTTGTTGCTGTCACAGGAGATGGCACCAATGATGCTCCTGCACTTCATGAGGTCTGTATATTTCTTGGATGTAGAGAGGTCTTTAGGCCTGAAAATACTTtgaagttttttcttctttttttttagtttctttcatAAGAATACTGCATGGAAAAAGTGCACGGACACACATATTTATAATACGAGTTGGAGCTTCTGTAATTTGATTTATACCTTTAGATAGATTTGATTCCTCTAAAGTATggaaaacataaatttttgacattttacatgtgcatatattttattttaatataactatgaattttctaatcaatatttattattgcactttatttaatttctaaaatccACTTCATACTTTAGAAAAGTCAAATCCTATATTACTTATTTTGagagtttttttcttctgctCAACAAATAATAGTAAGTTTGATGTTTCTTTATCtagaaattaatgaaaaatcaaACCTGCAATTCtagtagttgtttattttttatttttttaatttgttcataGGAGTTGTTTTCTGTTGTTGTTTGTGTAATTGCTTGTTCTAATTAAGATAGAGAAATAGTTATACCAAGTcaaggaaattaattaattgagaatattTCATCATAAGTACATTTCAAAAACTTTACTCAAGTGAATAACACTCTTTAAAGACACTTTTTttctattagttaaaatttattaaaaattacaaaattaagaaagagaattaTTAAATAGAATATGAGACTCACAAAATTTTGTAGTATTCAATAgatttcaaccaataaaagaaagtATGTCCATAAAAGAAGGTTAGAGATTAAGTGTGTTTCTAATATTTctcaacaaaataataaaagaatttgttAATGCATATAATAATAGCTATCATCAAAGAATTTTATAAACCATAAAACACctatattcaaattcaaaatatatgagGGTCATGctgaaaaattaatcatcaaataacTTAAATCATGCAAACAGATTGTTTGTGTgcttaaaagttgaaatttaaaattcattatcaaAACCTAGAGTTTATCAATTCTATTAATTTCCTTGgacaaaattacattttttatcctCCAGTCTATCTTCAGTTTCGGATTTGGTACCCCAGTAGTTTAATTCACGAATTGAGTCCTCCCATTCTGTAAAATCATGCAATATTGGTCCATCAGGCCACAATTGAACGTTGACCGTTACAAATGAAGGTTGATTGTCACGTGTCACTTTCTTATTAGATGATGACTGTTacgtgtcatgttctgattggtcaatagaaacaataatgcatttcatctttcatggagttgacatttaatcagaacatgacacgtgACAGTTATCATCCAATCAAAAAGTGACACGTGACACCGTCAACGTCACTTGctaacggtcaacgtccaattgtGACATGGGGGACCAACATTGcatgattttacaaaataaaaggacctaattcgtgaattaaattattgggGGACCAAATCCGAAACTGGAAATAAATTGGGGatcaaaaatgtaattttaccatttttttattatagtttataCAGTGTTTTACTATTATGTAATTTAGGCAGATATTGGTCTTTCTATGGGCATCCAAGGAACAGAAGTTGCAAAAGAAAGTTCAGATATTATAATCTTGGATGATAACTTTGCATCAGTAGTAAAGGTAAGcttgttgtcttttttttttgtgtctgtCATTGGTACATGATTTCACATGCTCAACTTAAGAACTTATATACATTTCTTTGGCAATGATTTGTCTagcttttattttatgttaaattgtTCAGTAGCTTcctgaaattttattaaaagtagGTCATAATAggttataaaagtttttaacGTGCTCTGTATACttctaaaaatgattaaataggTTCTTATTACCGGCCTACGACTTATTAGAGTAAGTCAATGTATGTTTACAATCATGATTCATGAATCATCAATATGACATTCGGTGTTATTggtaaaaaaagttaagaattatttataaaatttataatcaaaaacttaattgatcgaaaaattaaataaattataaaaatttactaaaaacttttaaaaatataaaaaaccctAAAAACTCCAAATTATgtagatatattttaaaactttaattcaCGGATTGATTTTGGCTGGAGTGGAGGACTAGTTGTGATTTGATTTTGGCTTCATCTTGGATTAAGAGATAAATTTATTCATGGAGACACAACACGAGCATTCAGCAGATTATCTGAGATGTGTAGTTCACTTTGTGTAGGTTGTTCGCTGGGGCCGTTCTGTATATGCAAATATTCAGAAATTTATTCAGTTCCAGCTCACTGTTAATGTAGCTGCTCTTGTAATAAATGTTGTGGCAGCAATATCTTCTGGTGATGTTCCTTTAAATGCTGTACAGGTACCCTGCATTGTCATCTTCTATTGTTGAATAGTATATGATATgattcaaataacaagataagaGTCACATTTACAATATTCGATTTGTGTATAGCTTTTGTGGGTCAACCTTATCATGGACACACTTGGGGCTCTTGCACTGGCTACGGAACCGCCAACAGACAACCTTATGCACAGATCACCAGTTGGCCGAAGGTTTGTTTggctttttatttcaaattaaaagcaGACTTGGGCTTACTAACATCTTATGTTTGGCTTTCAGGGAACCTCTTATAACAAATGTCATGTGGAGGAACTTGGGCGTACAGGTAAATTCCATGCATACTCAATAGTTAAGATCATTGAATCGGAGAAACTTGCATATATAGATCGAATAGTATTGCAATGCAGGCTCTCTATCAAGTCACTGTCCTTCTCGTTCTTAACTTCGGTGGTGAAAGTATTCTACGTAATGATCAGGATTCTGTAGCCCATACCATACAAGTGAAGAATACTTTAATTTTCAATGCATTCGTCTTTTGCCAAGTAAGTGAGATAGTAGTATTTGGCTGGTTGATGGATTGGAACCCTCTAAAATCAATTGATTTTACAGATATTCAACGAGTTCAATGCTCGAAAACCAGAAGAGATGAATGTCTTCCGGGGAGTGACTAAGAACGGTCTCTTCATGGGAATTGTTGGAATGACCTTCGTGCTTCAGGTGAATGagtattaatttattcttaattttgagTGCATTTAATTTCTGACTGACTCTGGCTACGTCAAAATGTTTAGATAATCATAATAGAGTTCCTTGGAAAATTCACAACGACAGTGAAGCTTGATTTGAAGCTGTGGCTTGCTTCTCTTTGTATTGGGCTTTTAAGGTTGGTTGGCTCTCATTTTACATAAGCTCTCTCGCTCAGTCTCAttcatgattaaattaattacctTGTTTTAACAGCTGGCCTCTTGCGATAATTGGAAAATTCATTCCAGTTCCCAAAACACCACTGTCCCGATATTTCAGGAGATTGAGCAAGTCCAAGTCGCAATAGAAATGGATCCACTTGCAATTCTTAGTTAGCTCACAACTCACATTCAAACATAACTTACATCAAGTCAAATCAAAcaatatatagatttttttaggcttcaatatttctagttttaattgtaataaaataaataaagacgtGTGAAACTTCATTTTATTGAGAAAGTCTCCTCAATCATGTATGTATGTGCCGGGTCAACTTTTATTAGAGACTAACCTGAAGAGGCCTGGCAAACGTAGTGAGACGTAACTTTTGTCGTTGTAGTGGGACTATGTGGTTGGCAAGAAATGATATGGCATTCGTATGAAAACTGCTCTGAAGCTTCCCCAGAAAAGAATACTCTAACTAGTCTCTCCTGGATTCATACCTACCAATTTGGCAAGAGTCTTCGCTTCAAGATAGTAATGGTTAAGCCActtgcttcctgcacctctaGACTGCTTTCTGCACCTTAATCCGgaataaatttttacattacATTCCAGATTACATTTCGTAAAGGCTAATCttgaatgtaaaattacattctgGATTAGGCTTTTGGGAAGGCTAAAagggtgcaggaagcaattaCCCGTGGTTAACGCTCATAAACACTGGTTGCCTTAGCAAATttagaattttcaatttttagggCTATTGGCTTATAAAGGCTGGACTATTTTCCCCATGGTTAATGGTATGGTTATTGAGGAATTGTCCCCTCATTACGTCaccaaaaataagtttaaaggggttaggaaaaaaaaatcttttcataAATGATTACTATGATTTGATATGATATAATGTTGAAACACAATACCTTTTTACcacgaaaaaaaattatcctactaccaagaaaaaatatacctttttacCACGAAAGAAAATTCCAATACATGCGATGCCATTATACCATGGAGATCAAACAAATACATTATCTTTAGTTTCACCACCACCAATTATGATAGATAAAAAACTGAGGCAACCAGAATTTTACAACAAAATGTGATGAATAGAAAGCACTCTGTACACATTTGACGGTGAACCCTTTTTGGTGAACGCCTGGAAAAGCAAAAAGCCATAACGGGCAGGTAGTTTGGGAAACTGAGATTGTGTCTTGgagcataataaataaataaagttgttgttgttgctgctgctgctaaCAGTAACAAGAATAAGCAAAGTGGTTTTTGTTGGAGACATAAGGAGAGAGGAAATTGGAGGCAGAAGCAGATGTAGCTGGAACCAGTATGCGTGTTTTTCCAGAACCTATTCTCTTTCCAACTACATTCGCATAGAACAGACCTGAAATTGCTGGTACGAACACATCACTCTCTGCACTTACGTAAAAGTCAATCACTTTCTCAAATTCAGAATCTAGgaactttttcttcttatctGCCGGCATGATGGCTTCCTGCACCAACCAATAACCAACAAGGATTTTTTAGATTTCTACTTTCTAGTTCATACAAAACAATGCTTCAAGTTTGTATAATTTCCTTTCAATGTCACAATGGAAAAATGAGTGTTAGCATGAGCACTTGTGAGTGTGTCTGTGCGAAAAAGAGAGAGGAACAACTTAACTCACCTTTGTGTAAGTCTTAGGGAACAAATCCTTGAGAGAATCAAGGCTGCTATCCCACCTTGATTCAGTCACATAAACTGTGGTATCCTTGTCAAAACCAATCTGCCTCAAAAATACTGCAATCTCTTGTGCATTGTAGCAGCTTTTCTCCCCATCAATATCACTATTTTGGCAGCCCTTCTTATTCAACATCTCAACCCTCAAGTCCACAGCTATGAATTGCCCATCTGAATTTCGGCTTAAAGTTCTTAGTCTTTCAACCATTGAGTCAACCACTTCATGCATTTCTGGCTGCAACTCTAAACTTCCAAACATTGCTAAGCATGCAACAGAATCAGTGTCACCCTTTTTCCCTGCCTTTCTCATGTTTATTGAAGGGAAGTAAGTTCCAAGTCTTATACTTCCCTTTGTTCTGTATATTGGCTCCACATGTTCAGCTATGTAATCTTCTGTAACCCGATTAGGGACTTTCACAGCAGCAATATTTCGTGTTGATATACGAGTAGGAAGATCCTTTACCACTCTGACCACCCCTTCCATGCTTTTCATGAACACATCAACATCATAAATATCCTCAAAATTCCTGACATTTCAATTATATTAGTTAGGAAAATGTACTTCATTGCACTTAAAAAGTAAATTAGACTGAATTCAAAATTGAGTTTAACATGAGCTATTCATCAATAACATCTACAATTAAGCATGCTCATATTGAGCTGCCTCTGAAGCTAGCTTACAATAACAAAGATGACAATTGGACATTGGTTGTTGGTTAATAGAGTGCATcaagcttttttttaaaaaaaaaaaaaaatagcctaCAACTTGACCAAGGATTTTGGCCCAGCCCTGGCTTCCCTCACCTCAGTCAACAATGTGTTAGTATGTTTAAATAAGGGTGAGAGGGCATCTAAATGAGAAATAAACCTTATAACAATAAAGAACAAATGAAAGTTTTTTTTGCCAGGAATTTTGATCTTGTGGCTGATAAAATCAAACAACCCCCACTTTTCCACGTGATAATTACTTCCATCAATTGTATAATGTTTCATAATGGCAACACAATAGATGTCCAGAGAATGATTAATTAAAACAGACTAGCAAGTGCATTACTTATGTCAAACCAGACCCTAATTATTTGCAAACAAAAAAGCAGGAACAGAATATTTCTTTGGCAGTTGAGAAATAAGCCTAGCTCACTTTTGGCTTATTGTTTACATCAACAGCTTGCGCATATTGGTTGATGACACAAAAATATGATCAACATCAAACATAGAAAGCAACATTGTTATGGTTActcatttgaaaacaaaatcaatttagaCTAAGCTATGCAGAGGTTAAAATATGGAGGggtttaaaataaacattttcattAATAGACACCTCTGTCAAGTATATCCTTCAtcttttatagaataaaatgaACACTAACCACTTGTCACCAGGTTGGCTTCCTCTGATGTCAGGCATCACAAGCGTTGCCCCCAGATTTCTAGCAACAATCACTGCGTCTGCTATCTGAATAAGGCATCACTAGAGTGTCAGAGAATAAGGAAATAATAGCTGCAATTACATGATTGAATAAGTTACCTGAGAAATATGGTACTCTGGGCCATTGGTTAACGCAAAAGTAACAAATCCTTGGGTCTGCTCCACATCATCTGGCATCCATGACAATATAAGTGTCTGTCTAgtatatatgatatgatataagTCAACAATTTGTGAGTCTTACCAGAAGATGGCTTAACCCAACACGGTTTTAGGTCATCCACATCTCCCTTCCAAAGCCCTATATTCTTTCTTACATGAGTAGCATCAAACGTAGCAGTCTCAAAGTTGGCATCTTCCGATCCTCCTGGAAGCTTTTCCTTGTAtagttaaaaagtaaaaagcaaaaatgaaatgaagtaaaaaattgGCAGTGTGTTCTGAAGAAAAAGTAGGAAGAGTTAACAACTAAACAATATATTTGGCAAGAGAAATTGACTGGCTAGCAATAGGAATCGAATTCACACCCAACTGGAAGGACTGCCAAGTTCAGATATTGAAGTCAATCAATAACCGGTGCAGAAGAGGTTCAAACTATAAagcatttttattgaaaacaattaTGGTCTCCTCTCCTAGTTCTAGTTTGTAAGTGTAAACAAGGGATCT contains the following coding sequences:
- the LOC114387846 gene encoding protein MANNAN SYNTHESIS-RELATED 1-like isoform X2, encoding MGVDLRQVVAGVLTLTMFVMLGNMIKRDHFDNSLQLPGGSEDANFETATFDATHVRKNIGLWKGDVDDLKPCWVKPSSDDVEQTQGFVTFALTNGPEYHISQIADAVIVARNLGATLVMPDIRGSQPGDKWNFEDIYDVDVFMKSMEGVVRVVKDLPTRISTRNIAAVKVPNRVTEDYIAEHVEPIYRTKGSIRLGTYFPSINMRKAGKKGDTDSVACLAMFGSLELQPEMHEVVDSMVERLRTLSRNSDGQFIAVDLRVEMLNKKGCQNSDIDGEKSCYNAQEIAVFLRQIGFDKDTTVYVTESRWDSSLDSLKDLFPKTYTKEAIMPADKKKKFLDSEFEKVIDFYVSAESDVFVPAISGLFYANVVGKRIGSGKTRILVPATSASASNFLSPYVSNKNHFAYSCYC
- the LOC114387846 gene encoding protein MANNAN SYNTHESIS-RELATED 1-like isoform X1 gives rise to the protein MGVDLRQVVAGVLTLTMFVMLGNMIKRDHFDNSLQEKLPGGSEDANFETATFDATHVRKNIGLWKGDVDDLKPCWVKPSSDDVEQTQGFVTFALTNGPEYHISQIADAVIVARNLGATLVMPDIRGSQPGDKWNFEDIYDVDVFMKSMEGVVRVVKDLPTRISTRNIAAVKVPNRVTEDYIAEHVEPIYRTKGSIRLGTYFPSINMRKAGKKGDTDSVACLAMFGSLELQPEMHEVVDSMVERLRTLSRNSDGQFIAVDLRVEMLNKKGCQNSDIDGEKSCYNAQEIAVFLRQIGFDKDTTVYVTESRWDSSLDSLKDLFPKTYTKEAIMPADKKKKFLDSEFEKVIDFYVSAESDVFVPAISGLFYANVVGKRIGSGKTRILVPATSASASNFLSPYVSNKNHFAYSCYC